The genome window TGTTTCTCCATGTTGTTAGATGAAAATACAGCAAGGAAATGAGATTGTCGAGTGCCTGGAAATAGATGTTTTGTGGCTTAGAAGGATAAGAAATGTGGTTAAGTGGCAAGTTTCGGTCTGGTCGCGATATTTACAGGACAGCAAAGAGGCTTATGATTCAATCGATAGACCTTTCAACTAAAGTCTGTCTCCTCGAAGTCGGCAGTTAGCTTCAATGTGTCATCGGTTGATGAGGGCAAGATTGCATGGAGAGGTTGATGACATAAACGTTTGCCGCAGACCTTGGGACCAACCATTACAAGGCCCTCTTAAGGGTTATGATCCTCAGGTAGTGGACAAGTGTGCAGACGGAAAAATCATTTTTGATGTCAGCACCCCATGTTTAAGAATAGCAGTGTCATTTGAAGAACACCAGTGCTGTGTAGAGTCAGCAAATGCCGCCAGCCTAAAACAAAGGCTACCGGACATTGCCCATCCAAAAAAGCACGATTGCCAGCCAGGATGACCTTCCAATGTCTCCTGGCAATATTTCGAGAGTTCTGATCAGCAGGCCTATGCTTtccattttttctctttcttgattGCTCCCACTATCTGACCTCAgcacaggtcaaggtcatgccAATGCCAGGTAGACCAAATACCACGAAACGCTTAGTCTATTTAAAGATATGAAATCATGTCCCATGAATGTTGTAAATAATTTTTGCCACTGTCTCTTCGGCGCTGTGTCCCGGAACTGTGGCCCTCTTGGAACTGAGCCGTCTTGTCTCTTAACTTGAAAACAAGTTTAATTTCAGTCGCCTTATTGAAATATAGAGTTGCTCCTTGGGGCATGTAGATTCTGCCATGGACTCTGTACGGAATCAAGCCGCCCCAGGTGGTGGACCAATCGTTCTGATGAATAAACACTCTTTATATGATATACGGGCATCTTTATTGATAAATCTTTCTTCGTTCTCTGTCTTACAAATATTTCTAACTCCTTATGTATGTCGTTGATGccgtaaaagactgaaagaagATGCAACACTTATTTTGAGTTCACAGATCAGAATGAAAGGAAAGAAATCCTAAAGCTAAAGCTAAACCTATCTCCAGAGACAAGGTATAAGAAACTAGCGTCCTAAAGATATAAAATCATCTATATAACACCAAAGGTGTGATATACTTGTATCAAGCTCAAGAATGGTCTTATAGTAACCAGTTAAGCCACTTGTCAAAGGTTATACTAATGAATTAAGATATGAAGTACATATGTGGTGGAGAACAAAGACTCCACATGGCTCATTTTGATGCTCACTTTACATGTCCAAAATATCTATCTATGAATAACCAGAAGACGGAAATATCACTTCCATGATATTAATAAAGGCATAGCTTATTACATACCGTGTTTGCCGCATTCTGGGGTCTAGGATTCCGCTGATATATGTTAGATTGAAATTGGCATAAATGTTTCTGATCTATCCAAGACAAGAGCATGTATGAGAAAGGATGGGAGGAAGTTGACTATCCCAAATCCTGGACATATAACCAAATAAATACTCCGTAAATCACAGCTAATAATCAAGGAATAAACGAAAGGAAACATCCTGAAATCTAACATGAAAACTATTTAAACCCAAACGATGATGTGTTAAACTTAAACCATCATGAAATATACTAAATCAAAAATTGGACTAAATCTTGAAAGGTGTAAGAATCAAGTATTTCTTAACAGGAAGTGAAGTGGTCCATAGTGCCTACAACCTTGGTGTACCACTCATGCCAGAGTTTGACCCGTCCAAAGTGCTTTCTAAGAGATGCTAACTGTGAGTCATCTTCAGccacacaaaatagaaaacatcTCACATTGCCTGCTGTCACACTCCCACCCAAATCACCTAAGTGATTTCCACAAAAAAACCTAAACTAATCAATCACCAAAGGTAATCCGAGGAATTCCATAACCTTATACTATGTACGTATCCAAAACTGTAATATCTACAAAAACATATAATTGTCgtatgaaagaaaaaaaaacttaaatCTAAACGCAATCTGGAAGGTAATGTGTAAAAGGACACAAAAAAATGAGAATGAGAAGAACTCCCACCCATTGAAGACCAGGAAGCTATAGGAAAATTAATCAGGCTGATCTGGGGACTTTTCCAGCAACATAATCAACTTGTGGATGGGTCTCTCCAGGAATCGGACCTTGCCCTTGCGCTTCCCGTCAGCCGTTAGCTCAGCACTAGCCATCCGGAGCTTCACTGTTCTTGTTAGATCATCCTTTCCTTTCTCAGTCGTCTCTACCATTGCCAGCTTCCAGTCGCATCTTGGTAGGTCTGCGTCATTTAGGATCACTATGTCTCCCACTTCAACGTTTCTTCTTTGCTTCTGCCATTTCTGGCGCTGTTGGAGATTCTGGAGATATTCTTTTCTCCATCTTTGCCAAAACTCATTGGCAAGATACTGAACCCTGCGCCATCTCTTCCGGGCATACAGATCCTCCTTGGGGAATACCCCAGGGGGTGGCATCAAGATGTCTGATTTCATCGTCAGCAACTGATTTGGAGTGATTGGCAGGGGTGCAGTAGGGTCGTTGAGGTTTTCTACAGTCAATGGACGGCTGTTGATTATCGCCATTACCTCATAGAACAATGTCCTGAGTGAGGAGGTGTCTAGACGGGAATGTGACAATCCTAGGACTACTCTCAGCACGCTGCGGATGGTTCGGATCTGTCGTTCCCATACGCCTCCTTTGTGGCTTGATTCTGGGGAGTTCATGACGAATTCGCAATCGCCCTGGAAGTGGGCTTGAATGGTTGCATCATCGATCTCTTTCATAGCCTCTTTCAGTTCTTGTCTTGCTCCTACAAAATTAGAACCCCGGTCACACCGGATTAGGCGTACTTTGCCCCTGAGGGCGACAAAGCATCGCAGGGCATTCAAAAAGACATCCGTTGTCATGTCATCCAATAACTCTATGTGTATGGCTCTGGAAGCCATACAGGTGAACAGAAGTCCATACCTTTTGATGGTCTTGCGCCTTTCTGTCACTTCAAATGGCCCAAAGACATCAATTCCGCAGTATGTGAATGGGGGAGAGGCGTCTAATCTATCTTTAGGTAGGTCAGCCATCTTCTGGACTTGAGTGGTACCCCTGAAACGTCTGCAAACAACACACTTGAAAATGTGTGAGGAGACCTGGGCAGAGCAACCTGGTATCCAAAATCCTCTGGCTCTCAACTCATTCATGGTCATTCCTCTGCCCTGATGTGCAGTCTTTTCATGATGATGCTTTATCAGCAGCTCAGCTACGGCAGTCTTCTTGGGGATGATAGCTGGATGTTTGGCTCTATAATTCAGGTTCGAATGTTTGAGCCTGCCTCCAACTCTCAGGATTCCATCTTCATCTGGGAAGGGGTCCAAGTTATAGAGCTGGTTGCCCTTCTTCAGATGTTCTCCTCTTTGCAGTTCGTCTATCTCGTCTGCAAAGGCTTCTCTTTGTATGCATAGGATGATGAACGTCTCTGAAGCTCTTCTTATCTCTGTCAAATCGGGTATACCTTTACCTAGCTTGCGTAAACAACGCTCACGAAGTGTAGATATGGCTGAGAGTAatcttgaccaatcagaaaactTCTCAAACCTCTTCAGCATCGCTGTTCTCTCTGTGGCTTTAGTGGCTAGGGCTGTGACCTTCTTGACCTCGGGATCATCGTTTGAGATTTCATCATGATCAGGTGTTGAGTCGCTTACCTCAGGGAGTTGCTTTTCCCACAGGAATGCAGGCCCATTGAACCATCTGGAGGTTTCCAGTTCTTCTGCCTCCAGTCCTCTGGATGCATGGTCCGCTGGGTTGATATCTGTGGctatgtggcgccactgtcctggCTCTGACGACTCTCTTATTCTTTGAACTCTGTTGGCAACAAAGATTTTGAAGCGGCGTGCTTCATTTTGGATATACCCAAGAACAACCCTGGAGTCTGTCCAATAataattcttcatttctttgATCTTCAACTCTTTGTTGAGAAAGTCACTGATCTTTACAGACACTACAGCAGCCTGCAGCTCCAATCTGGGGACTGTTACAGGCTTCAGGGGGGCCACCCTTGCTTTAGACATTGCCAATGAGCAGTGAACCCTTTCAATCTCATCCACTAATCTCAGATAGCTGCATTGTCCGTACCCTGTGAGCGATGCGTCCGAGAAATGATGCAATTCCATCTGTTTGATGGGTCCAAAATCGGTCGGTTTGAAGCACCTAGGTATTTTTATGGTGGCCAGGCTTACCAGCCCCCGTCTCCATCCCTCCCACTTTGGGCGAAGCTCATTTGGAAGAGGCTGGTCCCAGTCTGTGCTCTCTCTACAAAGGTGTTGGAGTATCTGCTTACCAGTCAGCAGAAATGGTGCAAGGAAGCCAAGTGGGTCAAAAACCGAAGATACCATGGACAGGATGCCTCGTCGGGTGAGGGGTTGGTCTTGGATCGTCAGACGGAACTGGAAGACATCAGACTCAATACACCACTGAATGCCAAGGGCTCTCTCTATGGGGAGGTCATCAAGTGACAGATCAAGTTCCATGATATCCTTAGCTCTTTCGGACGGCGGGATGGACTCAAGCACTTCCCTGCTGTTTGACGCCAGTTTGTGGAGTCTCACGTTTCCTTTCTGGCAGATTGATCTCGCTCCTTTGATGACCTTGATTGCCTCTTCTACTTCGTCTGTGCTCCCTAAACCATCGTCCATGTAGAAGTTTTCAGCTATGAATGCGGAGGCTTCTGGGCTAAGGTCCTTGAACTGCTCCGCCATATGCCGTAGTCCATAGATGGCGCACCCTGGTGATGAAACTGCGCCAAAGAGGTGGACCTTCAGACGATAGCTCACTGGTTCTGTCTCAAGGTTTCCACCTTCCCACCACAGGAATCTTATGTAATCTTGATGGTCATCTCTGACTCGGAAGCGATGGAACATGCGCTCTATGTCACACATGAATGCGACCTTCCCAAGACGGAAGCGGCATAGTACACCCAGGAGCCCATTCAATTGATCTGGGCCCTGTAAGAGATGGTCATTTAGGCTTGTTCCCTGGAATTTAGCTCCACAATCAAAAACTACTCTGATCTTCTGTGGTTTTTTGGGATGATACACCCCATGGTGAGGAATATACCAGATTTGTCCCTTTCTATCGCTGTCCTCTGTCGCCCTTTCGGCATCTCCTTGCTTGATAATGTCTTCCATAAAGGCTGTGTAATCGGCAAAGTATTTGCTGTCTCTTCTAAATCTGCGCTTCAAGTGTTCCAGCCGGACCTTTGCCATGAAGATATTATAAGGGAGGGTTGGTTTCTTTTCTTTGAAAGGGAGTGGCATGTTGAAGAAGCCGTCCTTTTGCTGGTGGATGCCTTCACTCAGGATCCGAAGGAACTGGATGTCTTCTTGAGATACGGTGTTTTCTTGTGGTCCATCTTGTTTGAAATCAGCCTCTAATATCTCGGCTAGGTGGAGTGGTCTTAGTGTTGTTTCCTTGATGCTCGTCTTGAGCACAAACTTTACCGTATTTGGTGTTTCCGGTAGCTGGAGTGTCTCCGGGACCTTGGTTGATACAGCCATGCAAGATAGTCCTACACTGTCCCCCGAGGGCTGCAGGCAGTCCCCTCCAACAAGGCTCCAGCCAAGGGACGTCTCTATCGCAAAGGGTTCATTACCCTGCCCAAGGATGCTGGACCTCGGAGCCAGTGCCTGGGGGCAGTCAAAGCCAATCAGCAGCCCCACGTCGATGTCTTGGAGGGGTTGAAGCCTTGTGGCGACCTCTCTGAGGTGGGGCCACCTTTTGGCCACCTTTGGTGTGGGTATGTTGTCTTCATTCGCTGGTATAAACTCTCTTGAGTAAGCCACCGGGATGGGGATCTTTTCCTTGCTGTCAAAACCTCTGACCACGAGATGACGGTATTTCTGGCAATTTATTACTCTATCCTTCGTGGTCATCGTGGACAAACTCAACTGGGCTTGTGTGGAATGTGTCCCCAGCCGGCCTGCAGTGTGACTGAGTATGAAGGAAGTGTCTGATTGTGTGTCCAGTAGAGCATAAACCAATTGCTCTTTGTCAGGATTGTCTGAGCTGGACACCCAAACTGGCACTATCATGGCACAATTCTGTTTAGCAGTGGGACAGGCTGTCCTCTTGCAGGAAGCTTTCTCTCTCACTGTCTCTGTCGCTTCTTTTCCATCCTTCATAGGGTCGGGGTTCTTAATTGCTCTCTCTCCCCTTTCCTCATGGAGACTGGTCGGATGTTTCCCATTACAACGCTTGCAAGTGCCGCGTTTGGGGCACTCCTTCACCATGTGGCCCTTTTTCAGACACCCATAGCAAAAACCTCCGTTCTTGACAATCTCCTGCTTCTCTTGTCTTGATTTTGCGGCAAGTGAGCGACATTCTTGAATGTAATGTCCCTTTTTTCCGCAGAAGCTGCACACGCTGGTCTGTCCCTGAGCAGCGTAGGTAGTTGTAGTGTTCTTGTTGTCACCGGTCGTTTTAGTAAGAAGGGTCTTTGCTCCTGGTCCCTTGGTACCCTTCGCCGCGTCTTTGGGGTTAGGCTCCACCGCTGTCTCTGGGGACTTCAGCGATCCTATGGAAACAACTGGGTCACACGCGATCTCGGCCTCTTCCAGGAGAAAGGTCCTGAAATCTTTGAATGTAGGGTACTCTCTTCTGGTCTTTTTGATCTTGTTGACGGTGCGGCCCCACCTGGAAACTATCCAATCTGGAAGCTTTTGGAGTAATTTCCTATTCTCCCAGATATCATTCAACATGTTGAGGCCCTTCACCTCCTCCTGAGCAATTGCGCACTGCTCTAGGAAATCGGATAATTTCCTGAGTCCTTTGCTGTCTTTTCCAGACAGCTTGGGCCAGGAGTCCAACTTCTTTCTGAATGCATCAGATACGGCAAAGTCACTGCCGTACCTGTCTTCTAAGATCTCTTTTGCCTTCTCGTAGGCGTTCTCTGAACGAAGAAGAGAGCAGCCTGCAACCGCTTCTCTTGCCGGGCCTCCTAAATATTTTTTAAGATAGTGTATTCTCTCATGAGATGGTACACCTCGACTCTCTATCAGGCTCTTGAATGAGGCCATCCAGTCTGGGAAGAGGAGGGGGTCTCCACTGAAGATGGGCGGCTCTGGCACCGGAAGGCGTCCCAGGTTAATTGATGCTGCCAGGGTGTTAGCGATAAAGGCCAGATCGCTAACCGTCTCTTGCTTTGGGGCAGGTGTCTCCGGTTGGGGAGACCATACTGAGGCTTCAGGCCTCAGGGACGACCCAGGCAATCTCTTTGGGTTTTCTGTCTTCGGAGCTCTCCCGCTTGGAGGGTGGAACAAGACTTGAGCCGACTGTTGGACTTGTGCCTGTTTCCTCTGTGTCTCTGTTACTGTCACGTGTGGCAAAGGTGACTGCAGCGAGGGTGTTGTCCTTAACTCTCTGAGTGGCTCCATCCGGGTAGCAAGCATGGTCATGGGGTTGACTGGTAGCCTCTCTGGTTCCCGGGTTGGTTCCATCGGAGTCTGCTGTGCCGACATAGGAGGAACTTGAAACTGCCTGATCTCCGACACGGATGGGGCCTCTTCTTCTTCGTAGGCCTGAAGACGAGCTTCCTCCATCTTCAGCTCCTTTACCAACTTCTGGCGCTCAAGGGCTCTTTTCAACACGGCCTGCTGAGATTCAGCTTCCGCCTTTCTCTTTGTTTCATTTAGTTGTAGCTGGAGAATCTGATCCTCGATCATATCCTCCTCATCCTGGACCAACAAAGCCGCTCTTAACGATGCAGTCTTCGCTGCAGCCTCTCTCCTGGCAAGGGACGCGCTGGATACTGAGGAACTTGACCTCCTTGACCTGATGGACCTGCATGACCTTGATGATCTGGAGTGGGATGATGAGCGACCATCTTCGCTGTTCCGATGCTGAGGACTTTCGTTCAGGAATTGGATTAAACCCCTGGCATGTGAGGTGGCCTGATCAACCCCTCTGCGGATCTCTGAGGGAGGTGAGCTGAAAGTGGCCCGCACCTCATCGTAATCTCCGGCAATTCTGTCGGAAATTCTGTTTAAATCTGCTACCAGCGTGTCCCGGTAATCTGGGATCAAGCTGAAGTCATAATTGGAGCAGGTGTCATGCGCATACGCTCCAAATTTCTCTAGTTCTCTGAAGGTGTGCCAGAATTTCTGACACACCTCTTGCCTCTGATTTTCTCTGGCCTTCTCTGTAGGTCGCCGCGTGCGCAAGGATCTGCGCGGACCTTGCGTCGGTTCGCCGGTCCTCCTTTCTGGCTCTCTTTCTGGTGCTTGTTTCTCATCGGCGTCCTTCTCTA of Lineus longissimus chromosome 17, tnLinLong1.2, whole genome shotgun sequence contains these proteins:
- the LOC135501044 gene encoding uncharacterized protein LOC135501044; the encoded protein is METLPATETSTQEGDRTQTQTSEERTQERPLEQQSDSFDLPALFHKHEADREQSRQPTDTLIDVEKDADEKQAPEREPERRTGEPTQGPRRSLRTRRPTEKARENQRQEVCQKFWHTFRELEKFGAYAHDTCSNYDFSLIPDYRDTLVADLNRISDRIAGDYDEVRATFSSPPSEIRRGVDQATSHARGLIQFLNESPQHRNSEDGRSSSHSRSSRSCRSIRSRRSSSSVSSASLARREAAAKTASLRAALLVQDEEDMIEDQILQLQLNETKRKAEAESQQAVLKRALERQKLVKELKMEEARLQAYEEEEAPSVSEIRQFQVPPMSAQQTPMEPTREPERLPVNPMTMLATRMEPLRELRTTPSLQSPLPHVTVTETQRKQAQVQQSAQVLFHPPSGRAPKTENPKRLPGSSLRPEASVWSPQPETPAPKQETVSDLAFIANTLAASINLGRLPVPEPPIFSGDPLLFPDWMASFKSLIESRGVPSHERIHYLKKYLGGPAREAVAGCSLLRSENAYEKAKEILEDRYGSDFAVSDAFRKKLDSWPKLSGKDSKGLRKLSDFLEQCAIAQEEVKGLNMLNDIWENRKLLQKLPDWIVSRWGRTVNKIKKTRREYPTFKDFRTFLLEEAEIACDPVVSIGSLKSPETAVEPNPKDAAKGTKGPGAKTLLTKTTGDNKNTTTTYAAQGQTSVCSFCGKKGHYIQECRSLAAKSRQEKQEIVKNGGFCYGCLKKGHMVKECPKRGTCKRCNGKHPTSLHEERGERAIKNPDPMKDGKEATETVREKASCKRTACPTAKQNCAMIVPVWVSSSDNPDKEQLVYALLDTQSDTSFILSHTAGRLGTHSTQAQLSLSTMTTKDRVINCQKYRHLVVRGFDSKEKIPIPVAYSREFIPANEDNIPTPKVAKRWPHLREVATRLQPLQDIDVGLLIGFDCPQALAPRSSILGQGNEPFAIETSLGWSLVGGDCLQPSGDSVGLSCMAVSTKVPETLQLPETPNTVKFVLKTSIKETTLRPLHLAEILEADFKQDGPQENTVSQEDIQFLRILSEGIHQQKDGFFNMPLPFKEKKPTLPYNIFMAKVRLEHLKRRFRRDSKYFADYTAFMEDIIKQGDAERATEDSDRKGQIWYIPHHGVYHPKKPQKIRVVFDCGAKFQGTSLNDHLLQGPDQLNGLLGVLCRFRLGKVAFMCDIERMFHRFRVRDDHQDYIRFLWWEGGNLETEPVSYRLKVHLFGAVSSPGCAIYGLRHMAEQFKDLSPEASAFIAENFYMDDGLGSTDEVEEAIKVIKGARSICQKGNVRLHKLASNSREVLESIPPSERAKDIMELDLSLDDLPIERALGIQWCIESDVFQFRLTIQDQPLTRRGILSMVSSVFDPLGFLAPFLLTGKQILQHLCRESTDWDQPLPNELRPKWEGWRRGLVSLATIKIPRCFKPTDFGPIKQMELHHFSDASLTGYGQCSYLRLVDEIERVHCSLAMSKARVAPLKPVTVPRLELQAAVVSVKISDFLNKELKIKEMKNYYWTDSRVVLGYIQNEARRFKIFVANRVQRIRESSEPGQWRHIATDINPADHASRGLEAEELETSRWFNGPAFLWEKQLPEVSDSTPDHDEISNDDPEVKKVTALATKATERTAMLKRFEKFSDWSRLLSAISTLRERCLRKLGKGIPDLTEIRRASETFIILCIQREAFADEIDELQRGEHLKKGNQLYNLDPFPDEDGILRVGGRLKHSNLNYRAKHPAIIPKKTAVAELLIKHHHEKTAHQGRGMTMNELRARGFWIPGCSAQVSSHIFKCVVCRRFRGTTQVQKMADLPKDRLDASPPFTYCGIDVFGPFEVTERRKTIKRYGLLFTCMASRAIHIELLDDMTTDVFLNALRCFVALRGKVRLIRCDRGSNFVGARQELKEAMKEIDDATIQAHFQGDCEFVMNSPESSHKGGVWERQIRTIRSVLRVVLGLSHSRLDTSSLRTLFYEVMAIINSRPLTVENLNDPTAPLPITPNQLLTMKSDILMPPPGVFPKEDLYARKRWRRVQYLANEFWQRWRKEYLQNLQQRQKWQKQRRNVEVGDIVILNDADLPRCDWKLAMVETTEKGKDDLTRTVKLRMASAELTADGKRKGKVRFLERPIHKLIMLLEKSPDQPD